One genomic region from Prunus persica cultivar Lovell chromosome G3, Prunus_persica_NCBIv2, whole genome shotgun sequence encodes:
- the LOC18782189 gene encoding RHOMBOID-like protein 9, chloroplastic, giving the protein MAVVPICYKIPYKGNAQLNHYAMRQSDMSSNMCRNWHISSFLSTDVLTQKKTREASASKELESHPSFILANNERKQNIGMVWYASDSGTNEKQLRSLDSYLGKLQNGTNLPADKSNRTREPLTRNGQLRLKKGLESLDGYFGKLNKDGDSENYTFSSVDLTEDNPTEKLSSINQDSEKSDKREEQKSYRNPASTRDDHGPQSSQDSLQYNEISDLYLISILGSINIAVFLFEIASPVRSSDLGLFSLPLLYGAKINGLILVGEWWRLVTPMFLHSGFFHIVVGCWGLVTFGPKVCRGYGSFTFFLIYILGGISGNLISFLHTPEPTVGGTGPIFAMMGAWLTYQVQNKDIISKEVSEGMFRKAVITTLLSFTLSCFGPIDDWTHLGAAFTGVAYGFLTCPTLQLDDASSSTSGQEEGITLVRRYADPCKSLFFFTLFALVLTCLLFFVEPPLNVIASDTSL; this is encoded by the exons ATGGCTGTGGTTCCAATATGCTACAAAATCCCATACAAAGGCAATGCTCAACTGAATCATTATGCAATGAGACAGAGTGATATGTCTAGCAATATGTGCAGGAATTGGCatatttcttcatttcttaGCACTGATGTGTTGACACAAAAGAAGACAAGAGAGGCAAGTGCATCTAAAGAACTAGAAAGCCATCCAAGTTTCATTTTAGCAAATAATGAAAGAAAGCAGAATATAGGCATGGTTTGGTATGCATCAGATTCTGGTACAAATGAGAAGCAACTCAGATCTTTAGATTCCTATCTTGGGAAACTCCAAAATGGCACAAATCTGCCTGCAGATAAGTCAAACAGGACAAGGGAGCCACTCACTAGAAATGGTCAGTTGAGATTAAAGAAGGGGTTGGAGTCTCTTGATGGTTATTTTGGAAAACTTAATAAAG ATGGAGACTCAGAGAATTATACATTTAGTTCTGTTGATCTTACTGAAGACAATCCTACTGAAAAACTATCATCTATCAATCAAGATTCTGAAAAATCTGATAAGAGGGAAGAACAGAAGAGCTACAGAAATCCTGCAAGTACAAGGGATGATCATGGTCCTCAGAGCTCTCAAGATTCACTGCAGTATAATGAAATCTCTGATCTCTACTTAAT AAGCATATTGGGTTCTATAAATATTGCAGTTTTTCTGTTTGAGATAGCAAGTCCAGTTAGGAGTTCTGACTTAGGGCTCTTTTCTCTTCCATTACTATATGGAGCAAAGATAAATGGTTTGATCCTGGTTGGAGAATGGTGGAGGCTTGTGACACCCATGTTTCTG CACTCAGGATTCTTTCACATAGTCGTTGGCTGTTGGGGGCTTGTGACATTTGGGCCTAAAGTGTGCAGAGGCTATGGTTCATTTACATTTTTCTTGATTTACATACTTGGAGGAATCTCTGGCAACTTGATTAGCTTTCTTCATACACCAGAGCCAACTGTTGGTGGAACA GGACCAATATTTGCCATGATGGGAGCTTGGCTCACTTATCAGGTCCAGAACAAAGACATAATTTCAAAGGAAGTTTCAGAGGGCATGTTCCGAAAAGCAGTAATAACTACGCTTCTTAGCTTCACATTGAGCTGTTTTGGTCCAATTGATGACTG GACACATCTTGGAGCTGCATTTACAGGCGTGGCATATGGGTTTTTGACATGCCCAACTCTTCAACTGGACGATGCATCATCTTCAACAAGTGGCCAAGAGGAAGGCATCACACTT